One window of the Anopheles aquasalis chromosome X, idAnoAquaMG_Q_19, whole genome shotgun sequence genome contains the following:
- the LOC126571601 gene encoding plexin-A2 isoform X1, producing MWAPKDRHLREGFKFGAMERFQSHGIILLILIGVLCAQPKANHVFPAKGSNATDLSSRLVSQIVFNSTLNHLAVDRSTGNVYVGAVNKLYQITSELNIVTAVTTGPQNDSYQCTILECPGDAVKKPMDNVNKVLLIDQAAKSLIVCGSLFQGICHIRKLHNISIIDQEVLEAVVANTANASTVAFIAPGPPLASPENNVLYVAVTFTNNSPYRSEIPAVSSRSLARDRLFQLAASAVTTGTRLFVNNYARETYIINYVYGFSSERFSYFLTTQYKSSSHYASKERITKLVRICQDDSHYHSYTEIPVDCTSKDGTKFKTVSAAYVGKPGHELAQSLEITTGDDVLFAVFDATTANRSALCVYSLKAIRKKFMHNIKKCYNGEGLRGLDYISQNMPCIATKLQTIGEDFCGLDVNSPLGGEQAVASLAVVLSEDRMTSVATTATSNFTVVFIGTETGQLKKIVMESSTSAMQYATMNVDLGSPIQPDMHLDPEHDDLYLMSRYKLFKIRIYDCSVYSTCLSCLSAKDPFCGWCSLENKCSRKYECQNSSKDPLSWLSYKSGKCTTITSVTPHQLQRTTARTLELIIENLPNLKEPLVCAFTFASMEKPIITNATKKRNGVNCTTPRTDLLPQIGYGENHFNATLSIKTSQGPDIVSTTFTFFDCSTHLSCTQCVSSKFPCDWCVEAHRCTHDTAENCRNDILVTGISRIGPSYRSGPGFCPTINVTGDGSEILVPAGSKKSVKVKVHIIGQFIVQTRFVCQFNVEGRVTSVNAQLLGDTIYCDAMEFTYSAKTSKLNATFAVIWGGSKPLDNPNNIHVVIYRCRDMSDSCGVCLALDEKYKCGWCSSSNTCEVEDQCGISGKVEGQNKTDWLNNQQTCPNPEIHSFDPKTGPWEGGTNITIRGINLGKKFEDVYGGIKIAGIDCMPFRELYVQTKEIVCSVDGPGVKSHRSGRVVVQISDFRGESANDFEFVDPEIDNFEPKHGPVAGGTTIKILGRYLNTGSRVRAFLDQHPCEILSTNDREATCRTTAVPSPMHGKLKMVFDNGARELNGDFFEYVPNPSIEYVTSGHESKTAKGIPAGGIKMDVFGKNFGSIQRPQIYVYYNGQISLNECNTITSQLMQCYSPKIDIQDDPFKSSDEPLKLEYGFIMNDVMSVRNLSAQGGNYFELYPNPTYHQFDEVKHFNSDYLTINGRNMDRACKESDVVVKIGDNAICNITSLSRQQLTCRPPMDPDTKKVHVKVIVGNSLTFDIGYMVYSSAGILPSFNNKAVIFFVIGAIALFFIVIVGLVVAYRKKTSENNRVLKNMQEQMDILELRVAAECKEAFAELQTEMTDLGGDITSGGIPYLVYRSYAMKILFPNHDDHVVLQWEKPELLRKEKGLRLFGQLVMNKTFLLLFIRTLESNRYFSMRERVNVASLIMVTLQSKLEYCTDILKTLLAELIEKCIDGKSHPKLLLRRTESVAEKMLSAWFTFLLYKFLKECAGEPLYMLFRAVKGQIDKGPVDAITHEARYSLSEEKLIRQMIEFKVLTVYASITQPPILCNNIEMIPTNTENIPVKVLDCDSIGQVKEKCLDTIYKAIPWSQRPRKEDLDLEWRTGSAGRLILYDEDSTSKTDGEWKKLNTLHHYRVSEGACLSLVPKESSIYNITLLGEKYEKIPKYETINISKFMSPSPPFSRAGSPMNVDLQENSIKYWHLVKHHDSDGSKEGERVNKMVSEIYLTRLLATKGTLQKFVDDLFETIFSTAHRGSALPLAIKYMFDFLDDQALLHGITDPEVVHTWKSNSLPLRFWVNLIKNPNFVFDIHKSNIVDSCLSVVAQTFMDSCSTSDHRLGKDSPSSKLLYAKDIPSYREWVERYYNDIREMPAISDQDMNAMLAEESRLHTTEFNTNCALHELYQYAVKYNEQLTVTLEEDEFSQKQRLAFKLEQVHSIMSAE from the exons ATGTGGGCACCGAAAGATCGACACCTTCGCGAGGGATTTA aattcGGCGCGATGGAGCGGTTCCAGAGCCACGGTATCAttctcctcatcctcatcggtGTACTGTGTGCCCAACCGAAGGCCAATCATGTGTTCCCGGCGAAGGGAAGCAATGCCACGGACCTTAGCAGTCGACTAGTTAGTCAAATAGTTTTCAATTCTACACTAAATCATCTAGCGGTAGACCGCAGCACTGGGAAT GTCTACGTGGGTGCGGTAAACAAGCTGTATCAGATCACGAGCGAGCTGAACATTGTCACGGCGGTGACGACGGGCCCACAGAATGACTCGTACCAGTGCACGATCCTGGAGTGTCCGGGCGACGCGGTGAAGAAACCGATGGACAACGTGAAcaaggtgctgctgatcgaccAGGCCGCCAAAAGCCTGATCGTGTGCGGTTCGCTGTTCCAGGGCATCTGCCACATTCGCAAGCTgcacaacatcagcatcatcgaccAGGAAGTGTTGGAGGCGGTGGTAGCGAACACGGCCAACGCGAGCACGGTTGCATTTATTGCACCCGGACCACCGTTGGCCTCGCCGGAGAACAACGTGCTGTACGTGGCGGTCACCTTCACCAACAACTCGCCGTACCGGAGCGAGATACCGGCGGTGTCATCGCGCAGCCTCGCCCGGGACCGTCTGTTCCAGCTGGCGGCAAGTGCCGTCACTACCGGCACCCGTCTGTTCGTCAACAATTACGCCCGGGAGACGTACATCATCAATTACGTGTACGGGTTCAGCTCGGAGCGGTTCTCGTACTTCCTCACGACACAGTACAAAAGCAGCTCGCACTACGCGTCGAAGGAGCGTATCACGAAGCTGGTGCGCATCTGCCAGGATGACTCGCACTACCACTCGTACACGGAGATCCCGGTCGACTGTACCAGCAAAGATGGCACGAAGTTCAAGACGGTGAGCGCGGCGTACGTGGGCAAACCGGGCCACGAGCTTGCCCAGAGCCTCGAGATCACGACCGGTGACGATGTGCTGTTTGCCGTGTTCGATGCGACCACGGCCAACCGGTCGGCACTGTGCGTGTACTCGCTGAAGGCGATCCGCAAGAAGTTTATGCACAACATCAAAAAGTGCTACAACGGCGAGGGGCTACGGGGGCTCGACTACATCTCGCAGAACATGCCGTGCATCGCGACCAAGCTGCAGACCATCGGCGAGGACTTTTGTGGGCTCGATGTGAACTCGCCGCTCGGGGGCGAACAGGCGGTGGCGTCGTTGGCGGTCGTGCTGAGCGAGGACCGGATGACGTCGGTCGCGACCACCGCCACGTCCAACTTTACGGTCGTCTTTATCGGCACGGAGACGGGCCAGCTGAAGAAGATCGTGATGGAGTCGTCCACCTCGGCCATGCAGTACGCGACGATGAACGTCGACCTCGGCTCGCCCATCCAGCCCGATATGCACCTCGACCCGGAGCACGACGATCTGTACCTGATGTCGCGGTACAAGCTGTTCAAGATACGCATCTACGACTGCTCGGTCTACAGCACCTGCCTGTCCTGCCTGTCCGCCAAGGATCCGTTCTGTGGCTGGTGCTCGCTGGAGAACAAGTGCAGCCGGAAGTACGAGTGCCAGAACAGCTCGAAGGATCCGCTGTCGTGGTTGAGCTACAAGTCGGGCAAGTGCACGACGATCACGAGCGTCACGCCGCACCAGCTGCAGCGAACGACGGCCCGCACGCTCGAGCTGATCATCGAGAATCTGCCCAACCTGAAGGAAccgctggtgtgtgcgttcaCGTTCGCCAGCATGGAGAAACCGATCATCACGAACGCGACGAAGAAGCGGAACGGTGTCAACTGTACCACGCCGCGTACGGATCTGCTGCCACAGATTGGCTACGGGGAAA ACCACTTCAACGCGACGCTCTCGATCAAAACGTCACAGGGACCGGACATCGTCTCGACCACGTTCACCTTCTTCGACTGCAGCACCCATCTGTCCTGCACCCAGTGTGTCTCGTCCAAGTTCCCGTGCGACTGGTGTGTGGAGGCGCACCGGTGCACCCACGATACGGCCGAAAACTGCCGCAATGACATCCTGGTGACCGGGATCAGCCGTATCGGGCCGAGCTACCGGTCCGGGCCTGGCTTCTGTCCGACCATCAACGTCACCGGCGACGGTTCGGAGATTCTGGTGCCGGCCGGCTCGAAGAAGTCGGTCAAGGTGAAGGTGCACATCATCGGTCAATTCATCGTGCAGACGCGCTTCGTGTGTCAATTCAACGTCGAGGGTCGGGTAACGAGTGTCAATGCGCAGCTGCTCGGCGATACGATCTACTGTGACGCGATGGAGTTCACGTACTCGGCTAAAACGTCCAAACtgaacgctacgttcgccgtcATCTGGGGTGGATCGAAACCGTTAGACAATCCCAACAATATTCACG TGGTTATCTACCGGTGCCGGGACATGTCGGACAGCTGTGGCGTGTGCCTGGCGTTAGATGAAAAGTACAAGTGCGGCTGGTGTTCGTCGTCGAATACGTGCGAGGTGGAGGATCAGTGCGGCATCTCCGGCAAGGTGGAGGGCCAGAACAAGACGGACTGGCTGAACAACCAGCAGACCTGCCCGAACCCGGAGATCCACTCGTTCGACCCGAAAACGGGACCGTGGGAAGGTGGCACCAACATCACGATCCGCGGCATTAATCTGGGCAAGAAGTTCGAGGACGTGTACGGTGGTATCAAGATTGCCGGCATCGACTGCATGCCATTCCGCGAGCTGTACGTGCAGACGAAGGAGATTGTGTGCAGCGTCGATGGGCCGGGCGTGAAATCGCACCGGTCGGGGCGTGTCGTCGTGCAGATATCGGACTTCCGGGGCGAGTCGGCAAACGATTTCGAGTTTGTCGATCCCGAGATCGACAACTTCGAGCCGAAGCACGGtccggttgccggtggcaCGACGATCAAGATCCTGGGCCGCTACCTAAACACGGGCAGCCGCGTCCGGGCCTTCCTCGATCAGCATCCGTGCGAGATACTGAGCACCAATGACCGTGAGGCGACGTGTCGCACGACGGCCGTACCGAGCCCGATGCACGGCAAGCTGAAGATGGTGTTCGATAACGGAGCCCGCGAGCTGAATGGTGACTTTTTTGAGTACGTACCGAACCCATCGATTGAATACGTAACGTCCGGGCACGAGAGCAAAACTGCTAAAG GCATCCCGGCCGGTGGTATCAAGATGGATGTGTTTGGGAAAAACTTTGGCTCCATCCAGCGTCCCCAGATATACGTGTACTACAATGGGCAGATATCACTGAACGAGTGTAATACTATCACCTCGCAGCTGATGCAGTGCTACTCGCCGAAGATTGATATCCAGGATGATCCGTTCAAGAGCTCCGACGAACCGCTGAAGCTCGAGTACGGATTCATTATGAACGACGTGATGAGCGTGCGCAACCTGTCGGCACAGGGGGGAAATTACTTCGAGCTCTATCCCAACCCGACCTACCATCAGTTCGACGAGGTGAAGCACTTCAACAGCGATTACCTCACGATCAACGGGCGTAACATGGATCGGGCCTGCAAGGAGAGCGACGTGGTGGTGAAGATCGGTGACAATGCCATCTGCAACATTACCTCGCTGTCACGCCAGCAGCTGACCTGCCGCCCACCGATGGATCCGGACACGAAGAAAGTGCACGTGAAGGTGATCGTCGGCAACTCGCTGACATTCGATATCGGCTACATGGTGTACTCGTCGGCGGGCATCCTGCCAAGCTTCAACAACAAGGCAGTCATTTTCTTCGTAATCGGTGCGATCGCTCtgttcttcatcgtcatcgtcgggcTGGTCGTTGCGTACCGGAAGAAGACGAGCGAAAACAATCGCGTGCTGAAGAACATGCAGGAACAGATGGACATCCTCGAGCTGCGGGTGGCGGCCGAATGTAAGGAGGCGTTCGCCGAGCTGCAGACGGAGATGACCGATCTCGGTGGTGACATTACGTCGGGCGGCATTCCGTACCTCGTGTACCGGTCGTACGCGATGAAGATTCTCTTCCCGAACCACGACGATCATGTAGTGCTGCAGTGGGAGAAACCAGAGCTTCTCCGCAAAGAGAAGGGTCTCCGGCTGTTTGGGCAGCTGGTAATGAACAAAacgtttctgctgctgttcatccGCACGCTCGAGAGCAACCGGTACTTTTCCATGCGCGAGCGCGTCAATGTTGCCTCGCTGATCATGGTAACGCTGCAGAGCAAGCTGGAGTACTGCACCGACATCCTGAAGACGCTGCTGGCCGAGCTGATCGAGAAGTGCATCGACGGCAAGTCACACccgaagctgctgctacgccGTACGGAGTCGGTGGCGGAGAAGATGCTGTCGGCCTGGTTCACCTTTCTGCTGTACAAGTTTCTGAAGGAGTGTGCGGGTGAACCGCTGTACATGCTGTTCCGGGCGGTGAAGGGCCAGATCGACAAGGGACCGGTGGACGCGATCACGCACGAGGCCCGCTACTCGCTGAGCGAGGAGAAGCTGATTCGGCAGATGATCGAGTTCAAGGTGCTAACGGTTTACGCCAGCATCACCCAGCCGCCAATACTGTGTAACAACATCGAAATGATTCCCACCAACACTGAAAACATTCCCGTGAAGGTGCTCGACTGTGACAGCATCGGGCAGGTGAAGGAGAAGTGTCTCGACACGATCTACAAGGCGATCCCGTGGAGCCAGCGGCCGCGCAAGGAGGACCTGGACCTCGAGTGGCGCACCGGCAGCGCCGGCCGGCTGATCCTCTACGATGAGGACTCGACCTCCAAGACGGATGGCGAGTGGAAGAAGCTGAACACGCTGCACCATTACCGCGTCAGCGAGGGCGCCTGCCTCAGCCTGGTGCCGAAAGAGAGTTCCATCTACAACATTACGCTCTTGGGCGAGAAGTACGAGAAAATACCCAAGTACGAGACTATCAACATATCGAAGTTCatgtcgccgtcgccaccgttcaGCCGCGCCGGCAGCCCGATGAATGTAGACCTGCAGGAGAACAGCATCAAGTACTGGCACCTGGTGAAGCACCATGACAGCGATGGCTCGAAGGAAGGGGAACGAGTCAACAAAATGGTTTCGGAGATCTACCTGACACGACTGTTAGCCACTAAG GGTACGCTTCAAAAGTTCGTCGATGATCTGTTCGAAACCATCTTcagcaccgcacaccgtgGTTCTGCACTGCCGTTAGCAATAAAGTATATGTTTGATTTCTTAGACGATCAAGCACTTTTACATGGTATTACCGATCCGGAGGTTGTGCATACATGGAAGAGTAACAGCTTGCCGTTACG CTTCTGGGTGAATCTCATAAAGAATCCTAACTTCGTTTTCGACATTCACAAGTCCAACATCGTCGACTCTTGCCTTTCGGTTGTGGCTCAAACGTTCATGGACTCGTGCTCTACGTCCGATCACCGACTAG GGAAAGATTCGCCCAGCTCAAAGCTTCTATACGCCAAGGACATTCCCTCGTACCGGGAGTGGGTTGAGCGGTACTATAACGACATCAGAGAAATGCCTGCCATCTCGGATCAGGACATGAACGCGATGCTCGCCGAGGAATCCAGG TTGCATACGACCGAATTTAATACCAACTGCGCCCTACACGAGCTTTATCAGTACGCAGTGAAATACAACGAGCAACTGACTGTCACGCTGGAGGAAGACGAGTTTTCACAGAAGCAGCGTCTGGCGTTCAAGCTGGAGCAGGTGCACAGTATCATGTCCGCCGAATGA